Proteins found in one Tamandua tetradactyla isolate mTamTet1 chromosome 3, mTamTet1.pri, whole genome shotgun sequence genomic segment:
- the TEX51 gene encoding testis-expressed protein 51 isoform X4: protein MTCRSSGARRGPLWSSPKTSTPCSWRSMVSLSLAPNHLEEETAEFFNHIDEAIKNFWDDKSLLLLEIDNNKKLFLDKLGKISKMLKEKVLSASPALQSLYHLTPLAACNKSCVLHPPMEVTNCVTCRQHHLSCNDPTLCPAWHPQVIIWITSIGFFLLLAAVAGSGRAVESEEWKHRWDRSPGWTLSTLVPLCQATTGGSLLQMGKSSSSCLEVLCNLRVLVNILPLVSPDLGWEQLQSSEAPGPCISFCGSPELTLLYIVPLLKHPCTILIRLCLLLPAGTWADAAQP, encoded by the exons ATGACCTGCAGGTCCTCTGGGGCACGCCGGGGCCCCCTGTGGAGCTCTCCCAAAACCTCCACACCCTGTTCATGGAGGAGCATGGTGTCACTGAGCCTTG CTCCTAACCACTTGGAAGAAGAGACGGCCGAATTCTTCAATCACATAGACGAAGCCATTAAGAATTTCTGGGATG ATAAATCATTACTTTTGCTTGAGATTGATAACAACAAGAAGCTCTTTTTGGACAAGCTGGGAAAGATATCCAAGATGCTAAAGGAAAAGG TTCTGTCTGCCTCCCCAGCACTTCAGTCTCTCTACCATCTCACCCCCCTGGCAGCCTGCAACAAATCCTGTG TGCTACATCCCCCGATGGAGGTCACCAACTGTGTCACTTGCAGGCAGCACCACCTTTCCTGCAACGACCCCACTCTCTGTCCAG CCTGGCACCCACAAGTCATCATCTGGATCACCAGCATTGGGTTTTTTCTGCTTCTGGCAGCTGTGGCTGGAAGTGG GAGAGCAGTGGAGTCAGAAGAATGGAAACACAGGTGGGACAGGAGCCCAGGGTGGACTCTCTCCACCCTGGTTCCTCTCTGTCAAGCAACGACAGGTGGTAGTCTTCTTCAGATGGGCAAAAGCAGCAGTTCCTGTCTGGAAGTTCTTTGTAATCTGAGAGTTCTAGTAAATATTCTTCCTTTAGTTTCTCCAGATCTGGGATGGGAACAGCTCCAAAGTTCTGAGGCCCCAGGACCCTGTATTAGCTTTTGTGGTTCCCCTGAACTCACACTTTTGTATATAGTCCCTTTATTAAAGCATCCTTGTACTATTCTAATTAGACTGTGTCTTCTGCTTCCTGCTGGGACCTGGGCTGATGCAGCCCAGCCTTGA
- the TEX51 gene encoding testis-expressed protein 51 isoform X1 — protein sequence MLLLLLSCLLPAANGKSCLRCWTELPALVDYDLQVLWGTPGPPVELSQNLHTLFMEEHGVTEPWYLAPNHLEEETAEFFNHIDEAIKNFWDDKSLLLLEIDNNKKLFLDKLGKISKMLKEKVLSASPALQSLYHLTPLAACNKSCVLHPPMEVTNCVTCRQHHLSCNDPTLCPAWHPQVIIWITSIGFFLLLAAVAGSGRAVESEEWKHRWDRSPGWTLSTLVPLCQATTGGSLLQMGKSSSSCLEVLCNLRVLVNILPLVSPDLGWEQLQSSEAPGPCISFCGSPELTLLYIVPLLKHPCTILIRLCLLLPAGTWADAAQP from the exons ATGCTGCTTCTCCTGCTCAGCTGCCTGTTGCCTGCAGCCAACGGGAAGAGCTGCCTCCGCTGCTGGACAGAACTGCCCGCACTGGTGGACTATGACCTGCAGGTCCTCTGGGGCACGCCGGGGCCCCCTGTGGAGCTCTCCCAAAACCTCCACACCCTGTTCATGGAGGAGCATGGTGTCACTGAGCCTTGGTATCTCG CTCCTAACCACTTGGAAGAAGAGACGGCCGAATTCTTCAATCACATAGACGAAGCCATTAAGAATTTCTGGGATG ATAAATCATTACTTTTGCTTGAGATTGATAACAACAAGAAGCTCTTTTTGGACAAGCTGGGAAAGATATCCAAGATGCTAAAGGAAAAGG TTCTGTCTGCCTCCCCAGCACTTCAGTCTCTCTACCATCTCACCCCCCTGGCAGCCTGCAACAAATCCTGTG TGCTACATCCCCCGATGGAGGTCACCAACTGTGTCACTTGCAGGCAGCACCACCTTTCCTGCAACGACCCCACTCTCTGTCCAG CCTGGCACCCACAAGTCATCATCTGGATCACCAGCATTGGGTTTTTTCTGCTTCTGGCAGCTGTGGCTGGAAGTGG GAGAGCAGTGGAGTCAGAAGAATGGAAACACAGGTGGGACAGGAGCCCAGGGTGGACTCTCTCCACCCTGGTTCCTCTCTGTCAAGCAACGACAGGTGGTAGTCTTCTTCAGATGGGCAAAAGCAGCAGTTCCTGTCTGGAAGTTCTTTGTAATCTGAGAGTTCTAGTAAATATTCTTCCTTTAGTTTCTCCAGATCTGGGATGGGAACAGCTCCAAAGTTCTGAGGCCCCAGGACCCTGTATTAGCTTTTGTGGTTCCCCTGAACTCACACTTTTGTATATAGTCCCTTTATTAAAGCATCCTTGTACTATTCTAATTAGACTGTGTCTTCTGCTTCCTGCTGGGACCTGGGCTGATGCAGCCCAGCCTTGA
- the TEX51 gene encoding testis-expressed protein 51 isoform X3 — translation MLLLLLSCLLPAANGKSCLRCWTELPALVDYDLQVLWGTPGPPVELSQNLHTLFMEEHGVTEPWYLAPNHLEEETAEFFNHIDEAIKNFWDDKSLLLLEIDNNKKLFLDKLGKISKMLKEKACNKSCVLHPPMEVTNCVTCRQHHLSCNDPTLCPAWHPQVIIWITSIGFFLLLAAVAGSGRAVESEEWKHRWDRSPGWTLSTLVPLCQATTGGSLLQMGKSSSSCLEVLCNLRVLVNILPLVSPDLGWEQLQSSEAPGPCISFCGSPELTLLYIVPLLKHPCTILIRLCLLLPAGTWADAAQP, via the exons ATGCTGCTTCTCCTGCTCAGCTGCCTGTTGCCTGCAGCCAACGGGAAGAGCTGCCTCCGCTGCTGGACAGAACTGCCCGCACTGGTGGACTATGACCTGCAGGTCCTCTGGGGCACGCCGGGGCCCCCTGTGGAGCTCTCCCAAAACCTCCACACCCTGTTCATGGAGGAGCATGGTGTCACTGAGCCTTGGTATCTCG CTCCTAACCACTTGGAAGAAGAGACGGCCGAATTCTTCAATCACATAGACGAAGCCATTAAGAATTTCTGGGATG ATAAATCATTACTTTTGCTTGAGATTGATAACAACAAGAAGCTCTTTTTGGACAAGCTGGGAAAGATATCCAAGATGCTAAAGGAAAAGG CCTGCAACAAATCCTGTG TGCTACATCCCCCGATGGAGGTCACCAACTGTGTCACTTGCAGGCAGCACCACCTTTCCTGCAACGACCCCACTCTCTGTCCAG CCTGGCACCCACAAGTCATCATCTGGATCACCAGCATTGGGTTTTTTCTGCTTCTGGCAGCTGTGGCTGGAAGTGG GAGAGCAGTGGAGTCAGAAGAATGGAAACACAGGTGGGACAGGAGCCCAGGGTGGACTCTCTCCACCCTGGTTCCTCTCTGTCAAGCAACGACAGGTGGTAGTCTTCTTCAGATGGGCAAAAGCAGCAGTTCCTGTCTGGAAGTTCTTTGTAATCTGAGAGTTCTAGTAAATATTCTTCCTTTAGTTTCTCCAGATCTGGGATGGGAACAGCTCCAAAGTTCTGAGGCCCCAGGACCCTGTATTAGCTTTTGTGGTTCCCCTGAACTCACACTTTTGTATATAGTCCCTTTATTAAAGCATCCTTGTACTATTCTAATTAGACTGTGTCTTCTGCTTCCTGCTGGGACCTGGGCTGATGCAGCCCAGCCTTGA
- the TEX51 gene encoding testis-expressed protein 51 isoform X5 translates to MLLLLLSCLLPAANGKSCLRCWTELPALVDYDLQVLWGTPGPPVELSQNLHTLFMEEHGVTEPWYLAPNHLEEETAEFFNHIDEAIKNFWDDKSLLLLEIDNNKKLFLDKLGKISKMLKEKVLSASPALQSLYHLTPLAACNKSCVLHPPMEVTNCVTCRQHHLSCNDPTLCPAWHPQVIIWITSIGFFLLLAAVAGSGYYYFYWRKKKIQQGEKESSGVRRMETQVGQEPRVDSLHPGSSLSSNDRW, encoded by the exons ATGCTGCTTCTCCTGCTCAGCTGCCTGTTGCCTGCAGCCAACGGGAAGAGCTGCCTCCGCTGCTGGACAGAACTGCCCGCACTGGTGGACTATGACCTGCAGGTCCTCTGGGGCACGCCGGGGCCCCCTGTGGAGCTCTCCCAAAACCTCCACACCCTGTTCATGGAGGAGCATGGTGTCACTGAGCCTTGGTATCTCG CTCCTAACCACTTGGAAGAAGAGACGGCCGAATTCTTCAATCACATAGACGAAGCCATTAAGAATTTCTGGGATG ATAAATCATTACTTTTGCTTGAGATTGATAACAACAAGAAGCTCTTTTTGGACAAGCTGGGAAAGATATCCAAGATGCTAAAGGAAAAGG TTCTGTCTGCCTCCCCAGCACTTCAGTCTCTCTACCATCTCACCCCCCTGGCAGCCTGCAACAAATCCTGTG TGCTACATCCCCCGATGGAGGTCACCAACTGTGTCACTTGCAGGCAGCACCACCTTTCCTGCAACGACCCCACTCTCTGTCCAG CCTGGCACCCACAAGTCATCATCTGGATCACCAGCATTGGGTTTTTTCTGCTTCTGGCAGCTGTGGCTGGAAGTGG atattattatttttactggcGCAAGAAGAAGATCCAGCAGGGAGAAAAG GAGAGCAGTGGAGTCAGAAGAATGGAAACACAGGTGGGACAGGAGCCCAGGGTGGACTCTCTCCACCCTGGTTCCTCTCTGTCAAGCAACGACAGGTGGTAG
- the TEX51 gene encoding testis-expressed protein 51 isoform X2, with translation MLLLLLSCLLPAANGKSCLRCWTELPALVDYDLQVLWGTPGPPVELSQNLHTLFMEEHGVTEPWYLAPNHLEEETAEFFNHIDEAIKNFWDDKSLLLLEIDNNKKLFLDKLGKISKMLKEKALQSLYHLTPLAACNKSCVLHPPMEVTNCVTCRQHHLSCNDPTLCPAWHPQVIIWITSIGFFLLLAAVAGSGRAVESEEWKHRWDRSPGWTLSTLVPLCQATTGGSLLQMGKSSSSCLEVLCNLRVLVNILPLVSPDLGWEQLQSSEAPGPCISFCGSPELTLLYIVPLLKHPCTILIRLCLLLPAGTWADAAQP, from the exons ATGCTGCTTCTCCTGCTCAGCTGCCTGTTGCCTGCAGCCAACGGGAAGAGCTGCCTCCGCTGCTGGACAGAACTGCCCGCACTGGTGGACTATGACCTGCAGGTCCTCTGGGGCACGCCGGGGCCCCCTGTGGAGCTCTCCCAAAACCTCCACACCCTGTTCATGGAGGAGCATGGTGTCACTGAGCCTTGGTATCTCG CTCCTAACCACTTGGAAGAAGAGACGGCCGAATTCTTCAATCACATAGACGAAGCCATTAAGAATTTCTGGGATG ATAAATCATTACTTTTGCTTGAGATTGATAACAACAAGAAGCTCTTTTTGGACAAGCTGGGAAAGATATCCAAGATGCTAAAGGAAAAGG CACTTCAGTCTCTCTACCATCTCACCCCCCTGGCAGCCTGCAACAAATCCTGTG TGCTACATCCCCCGATGGAGGTCACCAACTGTGTCACTTGCAGGCAGCACCACCTTTCCTGCAACGACCCCACTCTCTGTCCAG CCTGGCACCCACAAGTCATCATCTGGATCACCAGCATTGGGTTTTTTCTGCTTCTGGCAGCTGTGGCTGGAAGTGG GAGAGCAGTGGAGTCAGAAGAATGGAAACACAGGTGGGACAGGAGCCCAGGGTGGACTCTCTCCACCCTGGTTCCTCTCTGTCAAGCAACGACAGGTGGTAGTCTTCTTCAGATGGGCAAAAGCAGCAGTTCCTGTCTGGAAGTTCTTTGTAATCTGAGAGTTCTAGTAAATATTCTTCCTTTAGTTTCTCCAGATCTGGGATGGGAACAGCTCCAAAGTTCTGAGGCCCCAGGACCCTGTATTAGCTTTTGTGGTTCCCCTGAACTCACACTTTTGTATATAGTCCCTTTATTAAAGCATCCTTGTACTATTCTAATTAGACTGTGTCTTCTGCTTCCTGCTGGGACCTGGGCTGATGCAGCCCAGCCTTGA